The following coding sequences are from one Oryzias melastigma strain HK-1 linkage group LG20, ASM292280v2, whole genome shotgun sequence window:
- the LOC112151132 gene encoding uncharacterized serine-rich protein C1E8.05 codes for MKKFDFNSLIFVWLLPLAASVAQTSGPYGMPTDGSVSQSQLTTRMSITLTPTADTNPLEKTNPPSLPTAQSVTTPQSARASTPQTTTSDESSSSLKPDTASTAMFPSSQPSTAPPMPSSSTSTQHAAMSSTSEFSTSNTTSSLTPPSEILTSPLTPSVRTKDSNITSVQTTTGTEILTFRATSQTTKKTKTREETKESSSGKIVAGLIGGALALMMVGFLAIYIKKRRIQKQQIMVTDWAGPSPFLQDERDGGLVTQRPSNHISIANFLPRRLSKRLSLLHDMDQELKDMSPAVTFGHEGQGKEAKESNGLSASDTKTQTENGEPLESSSSPPKGPTNP; via the coding sequence ATGAAGAAATTTGACTTCAACAGTCTCATCTTCGTCTGGCTGCTGCCTCTAGCAGCTAGTGTCGCTCAGACATCTGGTCCGTACGGTATGCCCACGGACGGTTCAGTCAGTCAGAGCCAGCTGACCACCCGAATGTCCATCACTCTGACCCCCACAGCCGACACAAACCCACTGGAGAAGACAAACCCTCCTTCACTGCCAACAGCTCAATCAGTGACAACTCCACAGAGCGCCAGAGCCTCAACGCCACAAACTACCACGAGCGACGAGTCCAGCAGCTCACTGAAGCCTGACACAGCGTCCACAGCAATGTTCCCAAGTAGCCAACCTTCAACTGCACCTCCAATGCCCAGCAGCTCCACCAGCACCCAACATGCAGCGATGTCCTCCACCTCCGAGTTCAGCACCTCTAACACCACCTCCTCACTAACGCCCCCATCAGAGATTCTCACCTCCCCTCTAACCCCATCAGTCAGGACGAAGGATAGCAATATCACTAGTGTACAAACAACTACAGGAACTGAGATACTGACGTTCAGAGCCACCAGTCAAACCACCAAGAAAACTAAAACACGAGAAGAGACGAAGGAGTCAAGCTCTGGCAAGATCGTGGCAGGGCTAATTGGTGGGGCTCTGGCTCTGATGATGGTGGGCTTCTTGGCCATTTATATCAAGAAACGGAGGATTCAGAAGCAGCAAATCATGGTGACAGACTGGGCTGGCCCCTCTCCCTTTCTACAGGATGAAAGAGACGGTGGTCTGGTCACACAGAGGCCATCCAACCACATCTCCATCGCCAACTTCCTGCCTCGCAGGCTGTCCAAAAGACTGTCCCTACTTCACGACATGGATCAAGAGTTAAAGGACATGAGTCCCGCCGTCACATTTGGTCATGAAGGGCAAGGTAAGGAGGCAAAAGAGAGCAACGGGTTATCTGCTTCAGACACTAAAACCCAGACTGAAAATGGAGAGCCTCTTGAAAGCTCATCATCTCCACCTAAAGGTCCTACAAACCCTTGA